The Arachis ipaensis cultivar K30076 chromosome B05, Araip1.1, whole genome shotgun sequence nucleotide sequence cattaaaaccatcattgatggctatttgatggctacaaatcacaaaaattgctggccccttaGCATTCCTCATTTTTTAATTTGTAGTTCATCTTTTTCGATATTGCCATCAAAGACAAACACAAATCACAAGTTTCATCAAATAATTGTAAAATGGATAATTACATGTGTTACCTTGTTTTGGCTTGACAAGTAACTTTCACCCCAACCACCATTAGGAAGTTGTTTTGACAACAAAAATTGACATGCTTTGCGCAATGAAGGACAGTTATGGTAGTTCTTTCCAACGGTTTTTAGTGCCTCTACAGCAAACCATGTGCCATATGTATAGCAAACCCCCCAACAACCatacctatatatatatacataagtgCCTCTCATCAATTGTAATTATATATGTGTAAGTTAGTAAAACCTAGCTACAATAATTGCAAAGTAAACATAGAATAGGGTGTAATTTTGCACAAGGTAAAGTAGCtctttatctaattttttattttgttaaaatctGAGGACAACAAAACAAGAAGGACGACACATAAAACATAGTCTAGTAGTTAATTACCATGAGCCATCAGGATTTTGTGTGTCTTCAATGTATTGGATTGCTTTGGAAATACAATTATCTATTTCCTTTCTTCTATGATTCGGATATAGCTTTTTAAATAGAACCAGGGCTTGCACTGCCGATGATGTGCACTCCACATAACTATTATATTTCACCATATGGAACACAATTAATTAAGTGGCAAAATTAACCGTTCAGCATGATGCAATAGCAGTTGAAAAATACGAAATATATATCTTACTCCTTCTCAGTGAGGCAGTCCTCAAAAAACTCTGTTGGATTGAATTTCTGTCCGTgacaaatcaaatttttttagaaaCGGGAACAAAAATAATATATGCATGTGTAATAAAAATTTCACATTGGCTTTGTAGAGTTattgtatataatttttttctttttttatttattttatatgtttttattAATTTAGAATCNNNNNNNNNNNNNNNNNNNNNNNNNNNNNNNNNNNNNNNNNNNNNNNNNNNNNNNNNNNNNNNNNNNNNNNNNNNNNNNNNNNNNNNNNNNNNNNNNNNNNNNNNNNNNNNNNNNNNNNNNNNNNNNNNNNNNNNNNNNNNNNNNNNNNNNNNNNNNNNNNNNNNNNNNNNNNNNNNNNNNNNNNNNNNNNNNNNNNNNNNNNNNNNNNNNNNNNNNNNNNNNNNNNNNNNNNNNNNNNNNNNNNNNNNNNNNNNNNNNNNNNNNNNNNNNNNNNNNNNNNNNNNNNNNNNNNNNNNNNNNNNNNNNNNNNNNNNNNNNNNNNNNNNNNNNNNNNNNNNNNNNNNNNNNNNNNNNNNNNNNNNNNNNNNNNNNNNNNNNNNNNNNNNNNNNNNNNNNNNNNNNNNNNNNNNNNNNNNNNNNNNNNNNNNNNNNNNNNNNNNNNNNNNNNNNNNNNNNNNNNNNNNNNNNNNNNNNNNNNNNNNNNNNNNNNNNNNNNNNNNNNNNNNNNNNNNNNNNNNNNNNNNNNNNNNNNNNNNNNNNNNNNNNNNNNNNNNNNNNNNNNNNNNNNNNNNNNNNNNNNNNNNNNNNNNNNNNNNNNNNNNNNNNNNNNNNNNNNNNNNNNNNNNNNNNNNNNNNNNNNNNNNNNNNNNNNNNNNNNNNNNNNNNNNNNNNNNNNNNNNNNNNNNNNNNNNNNNNNNNNNNNNNNNNNNNNNNNNNNNNNNNNNNNNNNNNNNNNNNNNNNNNNNNNNNNNNNNNNNNNNNNNNNNNNNNNNNNNNNNNNNNNNNNNNNNNNNNNNNNNNNNNNNNNNNNNNNNNNNNNNNNNNNNNNNNNNNNNNNNNNNNNNNNNNNNNNNNNNNNNNNNNNNNNNNNNNNNNNNNNNNNNNNNNNNNNNNNNNtaaaaaaaatataaacaatttattttattaacttaaattttttaaataaatagttTCTTTGATATATCATACCTCTAGCCAATTATAGGCTCTTCGAGATTCCCAAGCTGAGAATCCGCCGCTACTGCTCTGTATTAAAATGGGATATAACATATAAGATATCAAAAATGTTtaataatcaaaataaattaGTCAAAAACAATCAAAATTTGCAATAATAATGAATACGAAATAAAATAAGTTCTGAATTTTTTTTGTCTCTCTAACATTACCATAAGATATATACATGTGCATCTAATAACTATAAAACTCAAAATTGGGAATTTAATGGTATAAAAATTTTACTTAGACCTTGTTAATTATATATTGATTTTAGTATGGGATCTATATATGCATCTAAACAACAATAAAGCTCCATTTACTTATTACATGTTCATGTAATTGCCAAGGGATTCCATCAATACGAGGGAATCGATTTCCAACAAGTTTTTAGCCTTGTTATACAGCCTACCACAGTTAAAATTTTTTGTCAATAGCCTTATTTAAAGGTTGGTTGATTAAGTAACTTGATTTCAATAATAGTTTTTTGGACGGGGACTTTcgttaaattatttttatagaaTAACCTTTTGATTTTATTTAAGGTTCTGGAAATTGGTTTGTAAATTAAATAAGAATTTGTATGGTTTAAAACAAGCTCTATGTGAACGGTTTTTGAAACTcagttcaatttaaaaaaaaattgattttaaaagtattaaatttgacACATTTTCTTTTGTGAAAATACACACCTACATTTATCTTTTTATGAAAGTGTCATGGGACTAatagattttgtgatttgtagccataaATTAGTTATCATTAGTGTTTTTATGAGTGGTGCAGTTCATATGCCAACTCTTATGATTAGATCTCTTTAATTACTCTATGTAGGTTCAGAAAATTCTGAAGATCCTATTTTATATTGATATGAGTAGATGCTTTATAGTATATCACCATCACAAGTTCTGATCTCTCATTTGTTGTTTGTAAGATCCTATTCATATTTTCTTGGCACTAAATTGATTTTTTGGCGATGCAACAAACAAACTACCATTAATAGATCAAGAACAGAAGAAGAGTTTAGAAGCCTAGCTATGTGTAATACTAGTTGAGTCTGTTTTAGTCTTTTGGTTAGTTTTCAGTTAGAGTTATTTATGCTAAAATTGGAAAAGAGTCTGTTAAGTTAATTTTGACTGCATTACAGTGTTGAATTAATCAATGCAAATTCTTGTATCATTTCTTGAGTGCCTAAGGCTTATATATTTGGCCCTTCACTCATGCAAATTAAAGCTAACTCACTGTAATTCACCAATTAATTCTGAATTCTCAATACAGATTGCACAAATTCTCTTCGTTTCTATGCTAACTTTCTGCATTTTCTAAGATTCGTTCATagatattagagatataactattcatGTATCTCTTCCTATTAACTTAAGTTTTTCGAAGAAGTAGTATCATGACATGATATCAAAGCGACAGAACCTGGCTTATCTCTGTTCTTTATTTCTTCAAGAACACTATTAATGAGGATCTAAATTATTAGAAAGAAATACCTGGAGAGAGAGAACTACATTAACAGCATCATAGAATCTCTCTGTCTCCATGGCTTCCCCAACAAGATTTGTTGGCATTTTTGACAATAGGAGTGTAACCTACAAATTAATGTTGTCaaactttcaaaaaaaaaaaaaatctaaataatgGATATCTATTTTAGACCaatttttgttttgaaaattaaacAGTTATTTAAAATTAGAAGTAGAAACCAAGAGATATAGGGAAACCTTTAATCCCTCGGCTGTGCAATCAGAGACGGTCAAACCTTGATCTGCCATGGAAATGGTCCATGCTCCTTTTGAAGTTTGTCTAAACATTGCCATGTAGTCTCCACTTGGGTTTTCACGAACCttaaagataaataatattcAACTCTCATTTCACACTAATTACTAATTAGCATTGCTTCAAAAATATAAGTATAATCCTTTCCATTATCTATGTTTAGATATTTATATAATCCTTTCCATTGATCTTTGAAGCAAATTGAttgaaacattttttttattatttatcatgtcagGTTAGGACTTATTGTGTGTTAGTTATAATGGTCTAGGCCAATTTTCCGTCAACTTTGTTAACTAAGCAACTGATGGAGACTAATATTaacaagaatttaaaattttaaaagttgtATGAAAATATCGTAATAATTTAAAATTGTCCTATAGCAAAAAATTATAACATAAATTAGTATTTTAGCGACGATTTCAAACTGttgcaaaatataaaaaatacttcAATAAATATTACAAATTAGCAATGGTTCAATACATCAAAAACCATCGCAAATTACTTAGCATCACTTTTACCCGCAGTTGTCTAAACCCTTTACTAAGTGCACTAGTGATGCTCAAATTGACTATAGTTTTAATCGTTGCAAAAAATTTTACACTAAACAATAAACAAGTCATCGCAAAAATACTTTTTAGCATAGTGAGAGTGGTCTATAATAAGATATTTAGGTTTAATGTTTTAACAGTTAATTTCATTGTCGTCgttataacaatataaaaaattgaaatcacatattattaataattaattactacCTGGGATGCCTTTATAAAATCATGTGCTTTCTTAAGTGTAGGTCCATACTCTTCGTTCATATTGCAAGCAAGAATTGCCTGTATAGCAAAATTTGCATTCCAGGCTTGAGCACCAACACCCTTCATTCAAATTCATCAATAAACCAAAAGTTACAGTAATTAGTACTAattaataatcaaaataataCTACTATATATTCATAAATATTAAATAGACCAATTCATTACATGTGTCAATCAAACTCTAAGAAATTAGTTAGTTATATATTTAGATCACTCTAAAGTAATAGCTCAATTATTCATACCATGAAATCACCAAATTAAATTTTTGGAATTTTCTTTTTTATGCATGAaagaaataattttattaatttgatataAGAGTTTAATTCTGATGCACTGacagtgtaaaatattttttttcgaagAAAGGGAGCTCAACACACTAACGTGGAGCATGAGGAACAATACAAAAGTAAACAAGACAATAAATACAGAACGAACATAATATAATCCGAtatcatctccggcattgccatcaacaaccaaacggaTCAACACCACGCCATTTTCTGTAACTCAAAAACGACTTATTCTTGATACCCTCAACACCTGTCTCAGAGTTTTGGAATATTCTGCTATTCCGTTCCAGCCAAATGTTCCAGACAACTGACAgtgtaaaatattatatataatcgTGTAATCACAACCGATTTCTTAGATAACCATTCACATGATTAATATAAAAGGTAATTATTACTTTTGCTAATATGATATTATATGATTGGATGCACGTGTAAAACGCACGTGTAAAATAGTTTTACACTgacaatacatcaaaattaaattctaagatattaagaaaaaaaaaatgcaaacctGAATTTTCAAACCATCTTCAGCAATCCAAAAATAATCAGGAACACGAGCTAAATGATGTTTATATGCCTTTGAGTTGGGATCATCAACCCAACATGCCATCATACACAAAACCTTCCATTTCCAATTCGTAATGAATAATAAGTAAATGTGCCTATGGATCAAAATATAAACAAATTCAATGATTTAGTAACGACTAATTTAatctaattatttatatatacctTGTCTACAACTCCAAATGAAAGGTAATTTGTATTCTCACTATCATAATATACATAATTAATTGAGCTGTGTAGTGCCTTTTCTCTAAGCTTAGTAAATGGCCAGCACTTCAACAAAGGCTCCCCAATGTGATAAAGAAATTCCCATAAGATATCTTGCATTATAGGGTGCGGATAATAGAGATCTTCCTGAAATTGAATAGCCGTTTCAGTAATTATTATTTCAGATTATTTAAACTTATCATGAGTTGTCTCACTTATGTATCATTTACTACTAGATCAAATCTGGCATTTAAAAAATTAGTTAGAATAATGttgaaatttttcttttgtttatttaaaaaaaatttaagaattagcaattttaatttatatttatcagTACTTTTAGTCAACAGTATTTTTCGCATCTTCATATAAATttgtataaataattattttatattaaatataatgATGATTAGATGCTTATTTTCTCAGAATATCTTTTTCTCATTTGAGGGGATTAATAAAGAATTATATTatgtgtatactaaaatcagccaccaatataaaatatatgttaaaatataaatatatattgaaaataaattaaaccatacatgtatttatatacaaatacattagtggctgattttaatatggaaaatactatttgcacactaaaatcagccactaaaattagccaccaatgtatttgtgtataaatttaTGTGTggtttactttatttttaatgtgtagttatattctaatatatattttatactaatgactaactttagtagctaattttagtgtactAATAGTATAACTCTTTCAATATACAAATAGCAATTTTGTTAATGAATATAAAGATTGCCTTAACCTTAGCAACATTGTTTCGAGCATTGTTCCAGTTGATTTCATGATATGGCTCATTGTACATCTCCTTTCTTAAAGATCTGACTAAGCCGGTGATAGGACCCACAAATTTCTTTCCATAAACATATGACATCGCCATATAAACCAACCGACAATAGGGCATGATCTTTCCTGCCATTTGTTTAATAAGGACAAGATTaagaaattatataattaaatggTTCCTTAAAGAAATTGAAAATGATTATGAACCTGGATGAAAAGGGGTGGATCTAGGTAGAAGCCATAGCTCCGGTGGAAGTGGATTGCACCCTGACCACTCATAAACTCCAAGTACCTTtagataaaataatatattttcatcTTAATAATAATGATCAAACCTCCTAAAATTGTTCttaatcatatttattatttttaaaattctaaacaaGAAACTATTTAAATGCATTCAATATCTTAAAAAAAACTCACgtattttctttttgaatttagaGATTAGGAAAATTATTAGAGAATGACTATTTATATTATGAAGATATATAAATCATGTTTAATTTGGACATACACTTGTTTATTTGGATGCACAATATCAATTAAGAAACTCTAGCAATTATAAAAGGATTAAATNNNNNNNNNNNNNNNNNNNNNNNNNNNNNNNNNNNNNNNNNNNNNNNNNNNNNNNNNNNNNNNNNNNNNNNNNNNNNNNNNNNNNNNNNNNNNNNNNNNNNNNNNNNNNNNNNNNNNNNNNNNNNNNNNNNNNNNNNNNNNNNNNNNNNNNNNNNNNNNNNNNNNNNNNNNNNNNNNNNNNNNNNNNNNNNNNNNNNNNNNNNNNNNNNNNNNNNNNTATAGTGTATCTTAATACATTAATTTATGAATATATCATATAAACAGAAACTatgtaattataataatttagtgatgctcaataaaaatataaatcaaaGATACTAATAACATAATTGATGTACTTAATTACCGAGACCCAGAACTTTCCCCATGATGGAACAGCTACTAAGCCACCATGGTCAAGAATCCATTTTCTGGCTCTGGccattggcatgttttgattatCTTCAAGTTCTTCTCCAAGTATTCTTAATGCAATGTAACTCAATGCTGATCCAAACATTGTGCTGTGTCCCTCTATATGGAACCCCCAACCACCATCTTTGTTCTGTCTCATTCATTATCATGGAAAAATTCCAACCAAATAACAGAAGTTAACACTGTTCAACAAGGCCTTAGCTTGTGTAGAAGCAGAATGTAACATGTTTACTATACTCTTCTCACAAGTTGGgtcaagaaataaataaaaaaaaatagaagtctTGGTTGTCTAATACAATCAGGTTAAGAACTAATTCGTTGcggatcaaaattttatttaaaggtTTGTCGTCAGCCAACAGATTACTACATACACAAAGCAGAATTCGAATCTCCTAACACTTATTTTAACGAACTAGTAAATTAATAAGTAATTATCACAAAACCAAGTTAGTTAGTTAAACGGTTTAATTGTTAGAGAAAATAACAAATAGATCCTGACCTTTTGTTTCACGGATATattcgtccctgaccattgaaaaatacttttaagtccctgaccttcataaaacttggacggatcagtccctgacagaGGCATTTAGGATCAGTCCCTGATGGAGACATTTGGACgaagggactgatccgtccaagttttgtgaaggtgaggaacttaaaagtattttttaatggttagggacgaaaatgtctgcgGAACAAAAGgttaaggacctatttgtccttttctctaattGTTATATGGtagtatattatttttattaatgtattGTTTATTGAAAATTATATTCATAAGTAACACTACTTTGAAGCTAGCCTTGAAGTTCTGTTTGCATATGCAGAATCCTTGAGAAATGAgagataataataatttttatggcTACCTGATGATTATATAAATATCGAATAATTTCCCTCTTATGCTCAGCACCTAAAATAACATCAAGTGATCCCGTAACATACAGTTCAATTACCTGCGAAACACACCACACAATATCTAAATTGtaaaaccaaaagaaaagaaagtgatCGATATTATTATTACTTACAGTGTccatatattaaatatttttatcatctatttaattagttattatatatattcatattaagtatatactaaaatcaattattaatatTACTACTNNNNNNNNNNNNNNNNNNNNNNNNNNNNNNNNNNNNNNNNNNNNNNNNNNNNNNNNNNNNNNNNNNNNNNNNNNNNNNNNNNNNNNNACTAATATTAcacatatattaaaaataaattatataagaTGAAAGTTGAAACTCACCAAAGGCTGAATGAAAAACAAAGGGCCAGCAAAGTCAGCAGGCCAATGACCATCATGTGcttgaatagaagaatagaaagtGAGAGATCTTCTCATTGTTGCAAGCAATGCttcttttcttatcttctcttcttctcccacTTTCACTGCTTCTGGTATTGGTCCACATTGGTTCTCCTTTTTCAGCTGAGAATTAAATGCACATGAATAAATATCGAAAATGTTTGGTAAGTAaagaaaatcaaccaaaaacagccataatttaccttatttaacattcattaattattgcGATAATTAATGAATTCTAAATAAAACAAGTtttggctatttttttttttgtctacctagcattacccaATAAATATATACATGAGGCCCAACTTGTAGGTTTGGACCAGTTCTTGAAGATGACTTTTGTGGCATATATGGATAGTGTACTCGAAAGCGGTTTATGCATTTATGGAGGTAGTTACAGATCGTCTACAAGCTAAATAAAGGAACCCTTTGAGTGACAAAGATGACTAGAACCCACGAAAACAatattttaaaaacatgcaagatttatttatttatgaaaaatatcAGGAACAATCCGTTTTATGAATATTAGTCAACacctttaattaatattttatttttatattattaatatttagtatttaaaatttaatacttAGAATATAAAATATTAGTCGTCAagtattaacaaaaaataataaatttttgtattaGTTATATATCATTATTCTAAATAGATACTCATCAGTAATGTTATTCACGTATTTGTGTCAAGCATTAATTAATAAGATTATTCCACTCAACAACCACACAACAacttataattgaaaaataaaagtaCGAGTATTTGGAAAGTATGCATCATCATTAATGGGATAGCCTGATAGGTTCTGCTTTATATAGACACAAAAACCTATTACTAATAAATTTAATAATCTGTCATCATCCACTCATTCATTCCTGAATAATAATTCAAcgtgttttaacttttaactaagCATTTTCTTTATATCCGATGTATCTCGTGTGTACTTTAAATATTCTActttttaaataagaaaaaatatgtACGTATAGTATAATCTATTTATTAAAGTTTGACTAAAgtattttaaacttttaaaatatacaatttaGCACTCTAAAATTGTCACATAATGCGATAGGGTTTCTCTATTTGAGTTTCATCAAGAAGGTTTCTTTTcagaaaataaggaaaaaatattattattatttttaaagtaAAAAGTTGTTACATTTAGATATATAAAATTCTTTCTTAAATTTGGAATAGTTGTTGGAATTTCTTGGTGAGTTCTTTAATGATGATTTCTATTTTGGAGGGGATGATTGTGCCTTGTTTAATTTGGTAtgttgttctttcttaatctgtTTTGAGTGAATGGTCTTTTCTTCCAcagaaaattttattatattgcccttttttttaaaaaaaaatcttgagATTTTAAAGAGACCAATAATTAAAGATATATAGGCTGTGTCTATTTAAAATATGGAGGTTATGTGAACTTGTTTGCCTGTTTACAGGTTTAAGCCGTTATAATTATTATAAAAAGAATGTTCAAATATAATGTCAAAatatccttttattttatttttgaatatcCATCTTCAGCTATCTTCAGCTTCCACATGCTTAAATCTAACGATTATTATGTCACTGGTGAATTTAAATACACTCAAACATTAACTCATCAAAACTACGAAGAAAaatgttatattattattattcaagatTTCATGTAATATCTATAAATGAAATTAAAGAATGAAGCTAAACATATATGTACCAGGAGAAAAAAAGAGCCTTCAATTAAAATTAGACAGAACACCGAGAAAATAATTAATGCTCAAAAACAAAAACAGCTAAAGACATATGAATACGTGTGATTATATCATTCTAACATATAACATCCGTACAATTAGTAGTTGGGTGTTTAATTAAGAGGTATAAATTCCTGTATATGTAGGTAAGTATTATAAATCTTAGAtctcttaaaaataaaatttttagagaatttacAAACGTAGTTATTACTTACTTTATGAGTTAATTTTTAGAATTCAGTTAGgctcatttaattttaattcgAAATATCTTATTAGAATTTATTCGATTCAATATTTGTTGAATCATCCACTTAAAGTTAATTTAGacctattcaatttcaattcaaataataagtatttataattattaatcactgctaattatttatttttggaaTATGTATGTTTggtttgaaattttttatttttattattttatattttaagaaATATGTGTATATGAAGAAAAGTGTAAAATCATTATTtagattatttattttattattttcacttactttaaataaatttttaaaaataaaaaatacta carries:
- the LOC107644510 gene encoding lupeol synthase; its protein translation is WLFLVDFLYLPNIFDIYSCAFNSQLKKENQCGPIPEAVKVGEEEKIRKEALLATMRRSLTFYSSIQAHDGHWPADFAGPLFFIQPLVIELYVTGSLDVILGAEHKREIIRYLYNHQNKDGGWGFHIEGHSTMFGSALSYIALRILGEELEDNQNMPMARARKWILDHGGLVAVPSWGKFWVSVLGVYEWSGCNPLPPELWLLPRSTPFHPGKIMPYCRLVYMAMSYVYGKKFVGPITGLVRSLRKEMYNEPYHEINWNNARNNVAKEDLYYPHPIMQDILWEFLYHIGEPLLKCWPFTKLREKALHSSINYVYYDSENTNYLSFGVVDKVLCMMACWVDDPNSKAYKHHLARVPDYFWIAEDGLKIQGVGAQAWNANFAIQAILACNMNEEYGPTLKKAHDFIKASQVRENPSGDYMAMFRQTSKGAWTISMADQGLTVSDCTAEGLKVTLLLSKMPTNLVGEAMETERFYDAVNVVLSLQSSSGGFSAWESRRAYNWLEKFNPTEFFEDCLTEKDYVECTSSAVQALVLFKKLYPNHRRKEIDNCISKAIQYIEDTQNPDGSWYGCWGVCYTYGTWFAVEALKTVGKNYHNCPSLRKACQFLLSKQLPNGGWGESYLSSQNKVYTNLEDNRANIIQTSWALLSLIAAGQAEIDATPIHRGMKVLINSQMEDGDFPEQDIVGVYFRNCALTYASYRNIFPIWALGEYRHRVLNDP